The following proteins are co-located in the Acanthochromis polyacanthus isolate Apoly-LR-REF ecotype Palm Island chromosome 7, KAUST_Apoly_ChrSc, whole genome shotgun sequence genome:
- the LOC110945416 gene encoding LOW QUALITY PROTEIN: myeloperoxidase-like (The sequence of the model RefSeq protein was modified relative to this genomic sequence to represent the inferred CDS: inserted 1 base in 1 codon): protein MMLLFLLVLSLSLQCQTDARLSRSFIENKVETAKARVDADYLYSRQISLERVRRDASTPSDFLRLMKQPEGVPRQAVRAADYMDYTVELITKSLQRRHKRSINATDLLSDEDLQTIAELTGCTPLQRPPSCNTIPNLNLYRTATSVCNNRVNPRWGSSNRPLTRWLPAQYEDGISRPRGWTPSENINGFMLPLARAVSNRIVAANDMVPTDPLYSHMVTIFGQWTDHDLSFTPHSPVIRSFNDGIDCDDSCENTEPCFPIQIPSFDPRFGRNSSECIPFFRSAPACGSGETGSIFGMRNIRQQMNTLTAYMDAGQVYGADDAKARLLRNLTTDQGLLRVNTMYTDNGRELLPFSSMDPRICATRGRITNDSDAEEVPCFLAGDSRVNENIALTSVHTLMLREHNRLVRALAQLNPHWNGERLYQEARKIMGAYFQVITYRDYLRLIVGPDFIASHLSTYPGYNETVDSSISNAFATAAFRFAHLQVNAFIFRLNETYQEHPEFPHVMLHRAFRAPWRVTFEGGLDPILRGLVGARAKLNTQDQMMSDELRERLFEFNNHVALDLASLNLQRGRDHALPGYNEWRKFCGLSQPQNLSQLAEVLNNTDLATRLLDLYGTTDNIDLWLGGVSEPFVRGGRVGPLFACLISTQFQKIREGDRFWWENDGVFTEAQRESLAETSLARIICDNTGITEVPXETSAVPTSRQWLHSVHGHPAFDLSPWQENK, encoded by the exons ATGATGCTTCTCTTCCTGTTGGTTTTAAGTCTGAGCTTGCAATGCCAGACTGATGCTA gGCTGAGCAGGAGCTTCATCGAAAACAAGGTGGAGACTGCAAAGGCCAGAGTAGACGCGGACTACTTGTACTCCAGACAAAT TTCCCTTGAACGAGTGAGAAGGGATGCTTCCACCCCCTCGGACTTCCTGCGGCTGATGAAGCAGCCTGAAGGTGTGCCCAGACAGGCCGTGAGGGCAGCGGACTACATGGATTACACCGTGGAGCTCATCACCAAGTCTCTGCAACGGCGCCACAAGCGATCCATCAACGCCACAG ATCTGCTCTCCGACGAGGACCTGCAGACCATCGCTGAGCTGACAGGCTGCACTCCACTCCAGCGACCGCCTTCCTGTAACACTATTCCGAATTTGAACCTTTATCGCACTGCAACCAGCGTCTGCAACAATAG AGTGAACCCTCGCTGGGGATCATCCAACAGACCCTTGACCCGCTGGCTCCCTGCTCAGTATGAGGATGGCATCTCTAGGCCCAGAGGTTGGACCCCAAGTGAAAATATCAACGGATTCATGCTTCCATTG GCCCGGGCAGTGTCCAACCGTATCGTGGCAGCTAACGATATGGTACCGACTGACCCCCTCTACAGCCACATGGTGACAATCTTTGGGCAGTGGACTGACCACGACCTGTCCTTCACCCCCCACTCTCCTGTCATCCGCTCATTCAACGACGGCATTGACTGCGATGACAGCTGTGAAAACACAGAGCCCTGCTTCCCCATCCAG ATTCCCAGTTTTGACCCCCGCTTTGGCAGGAACTCAAGTGAGTGCATACCTTTCTTCAGGTCAGCACCAGCTTGTGGTTCTGGAGAGACAGGCAGCATCTTTGGCATGAGAAACATCCGTCAGCAGATGAACACCCTCACGGCCTACATGGATGCAGGTCAGGTCTACGGTGCTGATGATGCCAAAGCTCGCTTGCTCCGCAACCTCACGACAGACCAGGGCCTATTGAGGGTCAACACGATGTACACAGACAACGGCCGTGAGCTTCTGCCATTCAGCAGCATGGACCCCAGAATATGTGCCACCCGAGGGCGCATAACTAACGACAGCGATGCAGAGGAGGTGCCCTGTTTTTTGGCAG GTGATTCACGTGTAAATGAGAACATTGCGCTGACTTCTGTACACACCCTCATGCTGCGTGAACACAACAGACTTGTCCGTGCCCTGGCTCAACTCAATCCTCACTGGAACGGAGAGAGACTGTACCAAGAAGCCCGCAAAATCATGGGAGCATATTTTCAG GTTATCACTTACAGAGACTATTTACGCCTGATTGTTGGCCCAGACTTCATTGCCTCGCACCTGTCCACCTACCCTGGGTATAACGAGACTGTGGATTCAAGCATCTCCAATGCGTTTGCCACGGCTGCCTTCCGATTCGCCCACCTCCAGGTTAACGCGTTCATATTCCGTCTGAATGAGACATACCAGGAGCACCCTGAATTCCCCCATGTGATGCTGCACAGAGCTTTCCGAGCACCATGGAGGGTCACCTTTGAAG GTGGTTTGGACCCAATCCTGAGAGGGCTGGTAGGCGCGAGGGCCAAGCTGAACACTCAAGATCAGATGATGAGTGATGAGCTGAGGGAAAGGCTGTTTGAGTTCAACAATCATGTGGCACTGGATCTGGCATCACTGAACTTGCAGAGAGGGCGAGACCATGCACTTCCTG GCTACAATGAATGGCGCAAGTTCTGTGGACTGTCACAACCACAAAATCTGTCACAGTTGGCAGAAGTGCTGAACAACACAGACCTGGCCACGAGGCTGCTGGATCTCTATGGCACAACCGACAACATTGATCTGTGGCTGGGAGGTGTGTCTGAGCCGTTTGTCAGAGGAGGAAGAGTTGGACCCCTGTTCGCCTGTCTCATTTCAACACAGTTCCAAAAGATCCGTGAGGGAGACCG ATTCTGGTGGGAGAATGACGGTGTCTTCACTGAGGCTCAGAGGGAGTCCCTGGCAGAAACATCACTTGCCAGGATCATCTGTGACAACACCGGCATCACTGAAGTAC GAGAGACCTCTGCTGTTCCGACCTCGAGGCAGTGGTTACACTCAGTGCATGGACATCCAGCCTTTGACCTGAGTCCATGGCAGGAGAACA AGTAA